One genomic region from Dehalococcoidia bacterium encodes:
- a CDS encoding carboxymuconolactone decarboxylase family protein, with amino-acid sequence MSEQQVRPQRSERFLRGAEVVRQIFPNRETNAALAAPEEIRRDWGAWTLEVAMGDVWSRPGLSLRNRSLITVAALTALHRPEELRLHALGALRNGLSRRQVSEIVMHVAGYAGFPVGVEGMRVLRQAFDSAPDLDPPEVADTAGPALADLPEDRWERARAVLRVLFPQQNRAPLPVPAEITPDWGRWVAMSAFADLWARPGLSLREHSRVVLTVLTVLHLPEELRLHIGVARNIGISREEIAEQIMHLAVYGGFPVAVEAMRVARAVFDAEDGSGEDTATARSAP; translated from the coding sequence ATGAGCGAACAGCAGGTCCGGCCGCAGCGCAGCGAGCGCTTCCTGCGCGGCGCCGAGGTGGTCCGCCAGATCTTTCCCAACCGTGAGACCAACGCCGCGCTCGCGGCGCCGGAAGAGATCCGGCGTGACTGGGGCGCCTGGACGCTGGAAGTGGCGATGGGCGACGTTTGGTCGCGGCCGGGCCTCTCGCTGCGCAACCGCAGCCTGATCACCGTGGCGGCGTTGACGGCGCTGCACAGGCCGGAGGAGCTGCGGCTGCACGCCCTCGGCGCCCTGCGCAACGGCCTTTCGCGCCGCCAGGTGAGCGAGATCGTGATGCACGTCGCCGGCTACGCGGGCTTTCCCGTCGGCGTGGAGGGCATGCGCGTGCTGCGCCAGGCGTTCGACTCGGCGCCTGATCTCGATCCGCCTGAAGTGGCCGACACCGCCGGCCCCGCGCTCGCGGACCTGCCCGAGGACCGCTGGGAGCGCGCCCGCGCCGTGCTGCGCGTCCTGTTCCCACAGCAAAACCGTGCCCCGCTGCCCGTCCCCGCCGAGATCACGCCGGACTGGGGGCGCTGGGTGGCGATGAGCGCCTTCGCTGACCTCTGGGCTCGGCCGGGACTGAGCCTGCGCGAGCACAGCCGCGTCGTGCTCACGGTGCTGACCGTGCTGCACCTGCCGGAAGAGCTGCGGCTGCATATCGGCGTGGCGCGGAACATCGGCATCAGCCGCGAAGAGATCGCGGAGCAGATCATGCACCTGGCGGTCTACGGTGGCTTCCCCGTCGCGGTGGAGGCGATGCGCGTGGCGCGTGCCGTCTTCGACGCGGAGGATGGCAGCGGGGAGGACACGGCTACGGCTCGATCAGCACCTTGA
- a CDS encoding alcohol dehydrogenase catalytic domain-containing protein, whose amino-acid sequence MLALRIADGLRLDPAAAEPRPGPNEALVRMRLAGVCDTDLQLVRGYMGFRGVPGHEFVGEVAAALDASLIGARVAGEINAGCGRCEACAAGWQRHCPDRTVLGILGRNGAHAQFLSLPLENLHRIPAGLDDELAVLTEPLAAAYEVVEQRPPRASERWLVLGDGKLGLLVAAVLHSDGAAPVLAGRHARKLAIAAGWGVRTAPAESLNERGWDVVVEATGAADGLERALALVRPRGTIVLKTTVAEPPRAPLAPIVVDEVTVIGSRCGPFPRALAGFARLEAAGVRLAELIEARFPLSDGLAAYERAGRRGSLKVLIEP is encoded by the coding sequence ATGCTCGCGCTGCGCATCGCTGACGGCCTGCGCCTGGATCCCGCGGCCGCGGAACCGCGGCCCGGGCCAAACGAGGCGCTGGTGCGCATGCGGCTCGCCGGCGTCTGCGACACCGATCTGCAGCTCGTGCGCGGTTACATGGGCTTCCGCGGCGTGCCCGGCCACGAGTTCGTGGGCGAGGTGGCCGCCGCGCTGGATGCGTCGCTGATCGGCGCCCGCGTCGCCGGCGAGATCAATGCCGGCTGCGGCCGCTGCGAGGCATGCGCCGCCGGCTGGCAGCGGCACTGTCCCGACCGCACGGTGCTCGGCATCCTCGGCCGGAACGGCGCCCACGCGCAGTTTCTCAGCCTGCCGCTGGAGAACCTGCACCGCATACCCGCCGGCCTCGACGACGAGCTCGCCGTGCTCACGGAGCCGCTCGCGGCTGCCTACGAGGTCGTGGAGCAGCGGCCGCCACGGGCCAGCGAGCGCTGGCTGGTGCTGGGCGACGGTAAGCTCGGCCTGCTCGTCGCGGCCGTTTTGCACAGCGACGGCGCGGCGCCCGTGCTCGCCGGCCGCCATGCGCGGAAGCTGGCGATCGCGGCGGGCTGGGGCGTGCGCACGGCGCCGGCCGAATCGCTGAACGAGCGCGGCTGGGATGTCGTGGTCGAGGCGACTGGCGCCGCGGACGGCCTGGAGCGTGCGCTGGCGCTGGTGCGGCCGCGCGGCACGATCGTGCTGAAGACGACGGTGGCGGAACCGCCGCGCGCCCCGCTGGCGCCGATCGTGGTGGATGAAGTGACGGTGATCGGCTCGCGCTGCGGCCCGTTCCCACGGGCGCTGGCCGGCTTTGCCCGCCTGGAGGCGGCCGGCGTGCGCCTCGCCGAGCTGATCGAGGCGCGCTTTCCGCTCTCCGACGGCCTCGCCGCCTACGAACGCGCGGGCCGGCGCGGCTCGCTCAAGGTGCTGATCGAGCCGTAG
- the truA gene encoding tRNA pseudouridine(38-40) synthase TruA, producing the protein MRLAYDGTNYRGSQLQANGPSIQGELERATEPLAGRAVRARFAGRTDAGVHATGQVAVLELPRRWSAGELQRALNARLPAAIAVLAVAEAPAGFDPRRRALWRRYRYRVWNAPVRSPLLLRTAWHVRYALDAGAMRRAAALLVGEHDFASFAAPLKQPNAATVRTMEEAAVAGEGRLLRFEFRANAFLPHQVRRMVGALVELGRGKLSEQQIEAWLRQPQPGAAGPAAPPQGLCLVDVAYAELRFEAGEDA; encoded by the coding sequence CTGCGCCTGGCCTACGACGGCACGAACTACCGCGGCTCGCAGCTGCAGGCGAACGGGCCGTCGATCCAGGGTGAGCTGGAGCGGGCCACGGAGCCGCTGGCAGGACGAGCCGTGCGGGCGCGGTTCGCCGGCAGAACCGATGCCGGTGTGCACGCGACGGGCCAGGTGGCGGTGCTCGAGCTGCCGCGGCGCTGGTCGGCAGGCGAGTTGCAACGGGCGCTGAACGCGCGGCTGCCGGCCGCGATCGCGGTGCTGGCGGTGGCTGAAGCGCCCGCGGGCTTCGATCCGCGGCGCAGGGCGCTCTGGCGGCGCTACCGCTACCGGGTCTGGAACGCGCCGGTGCGTTCGCCCCTGTTGCTGCGCACGGCCTGGCACGTGCGCTATGCGCTGGACGCTGGGGCGATGCGGCGAGCGGCGGCGCTGCTGGTGGGAGAGCACGATTTCGCCTCGTTCGCGGCGCCGCTGAAGCAGCCCAACGCCGCGACGGTGCGCACGATGGAGGAAGCGGCCGTTGCCGGGGAGGGGCGGCTGCTGCGGTTTGAGTTCAGGGCGAACGCCTTCCTGCCGCACCAGGTGCGGCGAATGGTAGGCGCGCTGGTGGAGTTGGGCAGAGGCAAGCTGAGTGAGCAGCAGATCGAGGCGTGGCTGCGGCAGCCCCAGCCCGGCGCGGCCGGGCCCGCGGCGCCGCCGCAGGGGCTGTGCCTGGTGGACGTAGCCTACGCCGAGCTGCGATTCGAGGCGGGTGAGGACGCATGA
- the rpsI gene encoding 30S ribosomal protein S9 yields MQHEHYFHGTGRRKTSVARCRLYPGTGTIVVNGKALEEVFTRPLHQAVVQQPLRITGQAGRFNLQIKVEGGGITGWAGAISHGISRALVVADETLKPTLRKAGLLTRDARMKERKKYGLKRARKAPQYTKR; encoded by the coding sequence ATGCAGCACGAGCACTACTTCCACGGCACGGGCCGGCGCAAGACCTCGGTGGCGCGCTGCCGCCTCTACCCCGGCACCGGCACGATCGTGGTCAACGGCAAGGCGCTGGAAGAGGTGTTTACACGCCCGCTGCATCAGGCCGTCGTGCAGCAACCGCTGCGCATCACCGGCCAGGCGGGTCGCTTCAACCTGCAGATCAAGGTCGAGGGCGGCGGCATCACCGGCTGGGCGGGCGCGATCTCGCACGGCATCTCCCGTGCGCTGGTCGTGGCCGACGAAACCCTGAAGCCGACGCTGCGCAAAGCCGGCCTGCTCACCCGCGACGCCCGCATGAAGGAGCGCAAGAAGTACGGCCTCAAGCGCGCCCGCAAAGCGCCGCAGTACACCAAGCGGTAG
- a CDS encoding helix-turn-helix transcriptional regulator, whose product MPTPDDEHEEANPEETAPSGAPAGPQPPPALTPPRDLLTAYLLLLLRNWNMHGYQLMQQLMLFGYQTNDPGSIYRQLRQLERQGFIRSSWETGEAGPARRTYTLTDAGNAFLNGWATAIENYQKTLKFWSDLYAGMVNPFKTE is encoded by the coding sequence ATGCCCACTCCCGACGACGAGCATGAAGAGGCGAACCCGGAGGAAACGGCGCCGTCCGGCGCGCCCGCCGGGCCGCAACCGCCGCCGGCGCTGACGCCGCCGCGCGATCTGCTGACCGCCTATCTGCTACTGCTGCTACGCAACTGGAACATGCACGGCTACCAGCTAATGCAGCAGCTCATGCTCTTCGGCTACCAAACGAACGATCCGGGCAGCATCTACCGCCAGTTGCGCCAGCTCGAACGGCAGGGCTTCATCCGTTCGAGCTGGGAGACGGGTGAGGCCGGCCCGGCGCGGCGCACCTACACGCTGACCGATGCCGGTAACGCCTTCTTGAACGGCTGGGCCACGGCGATTGAGAACTACCAGAAAACGCTGAAATTCTGGAGCGACCTCTACGCCGGCATGGTCAACCCGTTCAAGACCGAGTAA
- a CDS encoding DUF1614 domain-containing protein, with protein MHVPFVIALIAIGLGVLLIVVAFDLLTISFEHLGISPWATFLIFVASAIGSLINIPIWASHPEFQPGGFFRIREHIYYVHPHMANNQIVAINVGGAVIPILLSLWLLPRAPLLRTLAATAIVAVIAHISATIVPGRGITMPLLLGPIVAAVAALLLTGGRRAAPVAYIAGAMGILIGADLSNLGRMSEIGSGVLSIGGAGVFDGVFLTGLIAALLSFDTSSKKAPPVEMHG; from the coding sequence ATGCACGTACCCTTCGTCATCGCTCTGATCGCCATCGGCCTCGGCGTGCTGCTGATCGTCGTCGCCTTCGATCTGCTGACGATCTCGTTCGAGCATCTGGGCATCTCGCCCTGGGCCACGTTCCTGATCTTCGTCGCCTCGGCGATCGGCAGCCTGATCAACATCCCGATCTGGGCCAGCCATCCCGAGTTTCAACCGGGCGGCTTCTTCCGCATCCGCGAGCACATTTACTACGTGCACCCGCACATGGCCAACAACCAGATCGTGGCGATCAACGTCGGCGGCGCGGTGATTCCCATTCTGCTCAGTCTCTGGCTGCTGCCGCGGGCTCCCCTGCTGCGCACACTCGCGGCGACGGCGATCGTCGCCGTGATCGCGCACATCTCGGCCACGATCGTTCCCGGCCGGGGCATCACGATGCCCTTGCTGCTGGGACCGATCGTGGCGGCGGTGGCGGCGCTGCTGCTGACGGGCGGTCGGCGGGCGGCGCCGGTGGCCTACATCGCCGGGGCGATGGGCATCCTGATCGGCGCGGACCTCAGCAACCTGGGGCGCATGTCGGAGATCGGCTCCGGCGTGCTCAGCATCGGCGGTGCGGGCGTGTTCGACGGCGTTTTCCTCACCGGCCTGATCGCGGCCTTGCTGAGCTTCGACACCTCCTCGAAGAAGGCGCCGCCGGTCGAGATGCACGGATGA
- a CDS encoding adenylate/guanylate cyclase domain-containing protein encodes MSSWPSPTLPTGTITFLFTDVEGSTRLWEEHSQAMRQVMARHDALLTQVFERHDGVVVRPRGEGDSLFAVFVRVSDAVAAALAGQRALAAEDWGEIGLLRVRMGLHTGEADLREGDYYGSAVNRCARLRSAGHGGQILLSEATAVLVRGTVPQHVPLVDLGRHRLKDLSEAEPIFQLRAPDLPDAFPPLATLDAHPNNLPFQLTSFIGREQELSDLVHLLGAARLITLTGPGGSGKTRLALQVAAQMLDAFPDGVWFVDLFGVLDAVGVIPAIAQVLTVRESEGRSLAVSLAAYLRRKRLLLLLDNFEQVVAAAPQLYELLTAALGPTILVTSRVLLRVGGEHVYTLQPLPLPDLAGDAAPERVRHNPAVQLFVARAQALEPDFALTADNAIAIATICTRLDGLPLSIELAAARVRLLPPRALLERLDQRLPLLTGGERERPRRQQTLRDTLQWSWELLEPAEQALFRRLGVFASGWTLAAAAAICDRAGELDLLEGLTSLVDNSLVHQRGLDGETRFGMLATLREFALEQLEASGEAAALRRHHAEYYTDLVERAAATYRRTGCALDLLRALDPEHDEFSAALECLAEQQDAALGLRLAGSLGTWFLMRALGEGQR; translated from the coding sequence ATGAGTAGCTGGCCGAGTCCGACGCTGCCGACGGGCACGATCACGTTCCTGTTCACGGACGTGGAGGGCTCGACGCGCCTCTGGGAAGAGCATTCTCAGGCGATGCGCCAGGTGATGGCCCGCCACGACGCCCTGCTGACACAAGTCTTCGAGCGGCATGACGGGGTGGTCGTCCGCCCGCGCGGCGAAGGCGACTCGCTCTTCGCCGTCTTCGTCCGTGTCTCCGACGCCGTGGCCGCCGCGCTCGCCGGCCAGCGGGCGCTCGCCGCCGAGGATTGGGGCGAGATCGGTCTGCTGCGGGTGCGGATGGGGCTGCATACGGGCGAGGCGGACCTGCGTGAAGGTGACTACTACGGCTCAGCGGTCAACCGCTGCGCCCGCCTCCGCTCTGCTGGCCACGGCGGCCAGATCCTGCTCTCCGAGGCGACGGCGGTGCTGGTACGCGGGACTGTGCCGCAGCACGTCCCATTGGTGGATCTGGGCCGGCACCGCCTCAAAGATCTCAGCGAGGCGGAACCGATCTTCCAACTCCGCGCCCCGGATCTGCCGGATGCCTTCCCGCCGCTCGCCACGCTCGACGCGCATCCGAACAACCTTCCGTTCCAGCTCACCAGCTTCATCGGCCGCGAGCAGGAGCTCTCCGATCTCGTTCATTTGCTGGGCGCGGCGCGGCTGATCACGCTCACCGGTCCTGGCGGCAGCGGCAAGACCCGGCTCGCTCTGCAGGTCGCGGCCCAGATGCTGGACGCGTTTCCGGACGGCGTCTGGTTCGTGGACCTTTTCGGCGTGCTGGACGCGGTGGGCGTGATTCCGGCTATCGCCCAGGTGCTGACGGTGCGGGAGAGCGAGGGCCGCTCGTTGGCCGTCTCGCTCGCCGCCTATCTGCGGCGCAAACGGCTGCTGCTGTTGCTGGACAACTTCGAGCAGGTGGTGGCGGCGGCGCCGCAGCTTTACGAGCTGCTGACGGCGGCGCTCGGGCCGACCATACTCGTGACCAGCCGCGTGCTGCTCCGCGTGGGCGGCGAGCATGTTTACACCCTGCAGCCGCTGCCGCTGCCTGATCTCGCCGGAGACGCCGCGCCCGAGCGGGTGCGCCACAATCCAGCGGTGCAGCTCTTCGTCGCGCGGGCGCAGGCACTGGAGCCGGACTTTGCGCTGACCGCGGACAACGCCATCGCCATCGCGACCATCTGTACCCGGCTCGACGGTCTGCCGCTGTCAATCGAACTCGCCGCCGCACGGGTGCGGCTGCTGCCGCCGCGTGCCTTGCTGGAGCGTCTGGACCAACGGCTGCCGCTGCTAACCGGCGGCGAGCGCGAACGTCCGCGGCGGCAGCAAACCTTACGCGATACGTTGCAGTGGTCATGGGAGCTGCTAGAGCCGGCCGAGCAAGCGCTGTTCCGACGCTTGGGGGTGTTTGCCAGCGGCTGGACACTGGCGGCGGCCGCGGCGATCTGCGACCGGGCGGGGGAACTCGACCTCCTGGAGGGACTCACTTCGTTGGTGGACAACAGCCTCGTGCACCAGCGCGGGCTGGACGGTGAGACGCGCTTCGGCATGCTGGCGACGCTACGGGAGTTCGCGCTCGAACAGTTAGAGGCGAGTGGCGAGGCAGCGGCGCTGCGCCGCCATCACGCGGAGTATTACACCGACCTGGTCGAGCGGGCGGCCGCGACGTATCGGCGTACCGGCTGCGCGCTGGACCTCCTGCGCGCCCTGGATCCCGAGCACGATGAATTCTCCGCGGCGCTGGAGTGCTTGGCTGAGCAGCAGGACGCGGCACTGGGGCTGCGGCTAGCCGGTTCGCTGGGCACGTGGTTCTTGATGCGTGCACTCGGCGAGGGACAGCGGTAG
- a CDS encoding CoA transferase yields the protein MAEHANGAITGQTTADLQPGALRGLRVLDCGQIIAAPFAACLLADFGADVIKVEQPGIGDAYRGEQGSSFGWAADDRNKRSITLDLRRPEGQALLKRLVAVSDVVIENFLPGTMERWRLGYDELAAVNERLIMLRCSGFGQTGPYAQKYSFDRIGLAIGGMTYATGFADRPPARPGYFVADYGTGLFGAFAVLTAIYNRDIAQGGRGQMIDVSLYETVWKMSGTVAAQYASSGQIRERNGNTVPGVVPAEQFETADGRYVVVHAGTDRVFSRLCETIGRPELRTDPRFATPAARRQHQDALHAEIAVWVRGLTQAECLGKLDAGGVPGSPVFNIADIFADPHFAARGNIVRVKDPLLGEVAQPGIYPHLSATPGTIRRPAPLLGDANAEIYGGLLGLAPDELAGLRQSGVI from the coding sequence GTGGCCGAGCACGCGAACGGGGCGATCACCGGGCAAACGACCGCGGACCTGCAGCCGGGCGCGCTGCGCGGCCTGCGCGTGCTCGATTGCGGCCAGATCATCGCCGCGCCCTTCGCCGCCTGCCTGCTGGCAGACTTCGGCGCCGACGTGATCAAGGTCGAGCAGCCGGGCATCGGCGACGCTTACCGCGGCGAGCAGGGCAGTTCTTTCGGCTGGGCGGCGGACGACCGCAACAAGCGTTCGATCACGCTCGACCTGCGCCGGCCGGAGGGCCAGGCGCTGCTGAAGCGGCTGGTCGCCGTCTCCGACGTGGTGATCGAGAACTTCCTGCCCGGCACGATGGAGCGCTGGCGCCTGGGCTACGACGAGCTGGCGGCGGTGAACGAGCGCCTGATCATGCTGCGCTGCTCCGGCTTCGGCCAGACCGGCCCCTATGCGCAGAAGTACAGCTTCGACCGCATCGGCCTCGCCATCGGCGGCATGACCTACGCCACCGGCTTCGCCGACCGGCCCCCCGCGCGGCCCGGCTACTTCGTCGCCGACTACGGCACGGGCCTCTTCGGCGCCTTCGCCGTGCTCACGGCCATCTACAACCGCGACATCGCCCAGGGCGGGCGCGGCCAGATGATCGACGTCTCGCTCTACGAAACCGTCTGGAAGATGTCGGGCACGGTGGCGGCGCAGTACGCCAGCAGCGGTCAAATCCGCGAGCGCAACGGCAACACGGTGCCCGGCGTGGTGCCCGCCGAGCAGTTCGAGACGGCCGACGGCCGCTACGTCGTGGTCCACGCCGGCACCGACCGCGTCTTCTCTCGCCTCTGCGAGACGATTGGCCGGCCCGAGCTGCGCACGGACCCGCGTTTCGCCACGCCGGCCGCGCGGCGCCAGCACCAGGACGCGCTGCACGCCGAGATCGCGGTCTGGGTGCGCGGGCTCACGCAGGCGGAGTGCCTGGGCAAGCTCGACGCGGGCGGCGTGCCGGGCAGCCCGGTGTTCAACATCGCCGACATCTTCGCCGACCCGCACTTCGCCGCCCGCGGCAACATCGTGCGCGTCAAAGATCCGCTGCTGGGCGAGGTGGCGCAGCCGGGCATCTACCCGCATCTCTCCGCCACGCCCGGCACGATCCGCCGGCCGGCGCCGCTGCTGGGCGACGCCAACGCCGAGATCTACGGCGGCCTGCTGGGCCTTGCCCCCGACGAACTGGCCGGCCTGCGGCAGAGCGGCGTGATCTAG
- the rplM gene encoding 50S ribosomal protein L13, which produces MKTYSTTRTEVRRTWHVLDASNIPLGRLATHAASLIRGKHKVTYAPHLDTGDYVVVINAEKVALSGQKLEQKKYYSHSQYPGGLKIRSVREQIERNPARVVEKAVFGMLPHNRLGRSLHGHLKVYVGPEHPHAAQVNGPAQPALSQPPPPDRARAKKAAAKPAATASATAPAAMAAPLTQAPSAQLPAAEEPAAELPAGEEPVAELAAPEEAAEAPATEENATAHNAEEADRS; this is translated from the coding sequence ATGAAGACCTACAGCACGACGCGAACCGAGGTGCGCCGCACCTGGCACGTGCTCGACGCCAGCAACATTCCGCTGGGCCGCCTGGCCACGCACGCCGCGAGCCTGATCCGCGGCAAGCACAAGGTGACCTACGCGCCACACCTGGACACGGGCGACTACGTCGTCGTGATCAACGCGGAGAAGGTCGCGCTGTCGGGCCAGAAGCTGGAGCAGAAGAAGTACTACAGCCACTCGCAGTACCCGGGTGGGCTCAAGATCCGCTCGGTACGCGAACAGATCGAGCGCAACCCGGCGCGCGTGGTCGAGAAGGCGGTGTTCGGCATGCTGCCGCACAACCGACTCGGCCGCTCGCTGCACGGCCATCTCAAGGTCTACGTCGGCCCGGAGCACCCGCACGCGGCGCAGGTGAACGGTCCGGCGCAGCCCGCGCTCTCGCAACCGCCACCGCCCGACCGCGCCCGCGCGAAGAAGGCCGCAGCGAAGCCGGCTGCCACGGCGAGCGCGACGGCGCCGGCCGCGATGGCCGCGCCGCTCACCCAGGCGCCCTCGGCCCAACTGCCGGCGGCCGAAGAGCCTGCTGCCGAGCTGCCCGCGGGCGAGGAGCCGGTGGCCGAGCTGGCCGCGCCCGAGGAGGCAGCCGAGGCGCCGGCAACCGAAGAGAACGCGACGGCTCACAACGCCGAGGAGGCCGACCGGTCATGA
- a CDS encoding SRPBCC family protein, with translation MASVDAQAVFALSPAAAFAALADLPRRPALDPTVGSIEAPAFVPEAGAAFSGWASLTGSDEAFEGSITAYEPDSFLAIGFAFGSGARFHEEWRLSATASGTLARYRADLRLPGGFVGKLLDRVMVGGGFRKQREAVLLRIKAGLETGGPHSP, from the coding sequence ATGGCGAGCGTGGATGCGCAGGCCGTCTTCGCCCTGTCGCCGGCGGCGGCGTTCGCGGCGCTGGCCGACCTGCCGCGGCGGCCGGCGCTCGATCCGACGGTCGGCTCGATCGAGGCGCCCGCGTTTGTGCCCGAAGCCGGCGCCGCGTTCAGCGGCTGGGCCTCGCTCACGGGCAGCGACGAGGCATTTGAGGGCTCGATCACGGCGTACGAGCCGGACAGCTTCCTGGCGATCGGCTTCGCTTTCGGCAGCGGCGCCCGCTTCCACGAGGAGTGGCGGCTCAGCGCCACGGCTTCCGGCACGCTGGCGCGCTACCGCGCCGATCTGCGCCTGCCCGGCGGCTTCGTCGGCAAGCTGCTGGACCGCGTGATGGTCGGCGGCGGCTTCCGCAAGCAGCGCGAGGCGGTGCTGCTGCGCATCAAGGCGGGGCTGGAAACGGGCGGCCCTCACTCCCCCTGA
- the rplQ gene encoding 50S ribosomal protein L17 — translation MRHGVSGRKFDRNTGHRTAMFRNLVTDLLRYGRIKTTAPKAKEIRPMAEKIITLGKDGTVHARRQALRVVYDTDVVTHVFAELGPRYADRPGGYTRIIKLGPRLGDGADMAIIELV, via the coding sequence ATGCGACACGGCGTAAGCGGCCGTAAGTTCGACCGGAACACCGGCCACCGCACGGCGATGTTCCGCAACCTGGTGACCGACCTGCTGCGCTACGGCCGGATCAAGACCACCGCGCCGAAGGCGAAGGAGATCCGGCCCATGGCGGAAAAGATCATCACGCTCGGCAAAGACGGCACCGTGCACGCGCGCCGGCAGGCGCTGCGCGTGGTCTACGACACGGACGTGGTGACGCACGTCTTCGCCGAGCTGGGGCCGCGCTACGCCGATCGCCCCGGCGGTTACACACGCATTATCAAGCTCGGGCCACGGCTGGGCGACGGCGCGGACATGGCGATCATCGAGCTGGTCTAG
- a CDS encoding enoyl-CoA hydratase-related protein: MGTQPGYEDLIVEREGHVTTVTLNRPERLNAISGPMLSGLSRALMAAEADAETRVIILTGAGRGFCAGLDLKRQNEGSDSVGEGPGRMFDLRNAPPMVIHNVDKPIICALNGAAAGYGMDLALGCDIRIASDQAKLAAVFAKRGVLPESGGTWLLPRLIGWAKAAEIAYRGMILDAQRCLEYGLVNTVVPHETLLETARAWAEEIANNAPLAVQATKRMMRLGLEESFEANVNHVYLQLLPLFRSNDFREGLQAFTERREPVFSGR, from the coding sequence ATGGGCACACAGCCGGGCTACGAAGACCTGATCGTCGAGCGCGAGGGCCACGTCACCACGGTCACGCTCAACCGGCCGGAGCGGCTGAACGCCATCTCCGGGCCGATGCTCTCCGGCCTCTCGCGGGCGCTGATGGCCGCCGAGGCCGATGCAGAGACGCGCGTGATCATCCTCACCGGCGCCGGGCGCGGCTTCTGCGCCGGCCTCGATCTGAAGCGCCAGAACGAGGGCAGCGACAGCGTGGGCGAGGGTCCGGGACGCATGTTCGACCTGCGCAACGCGCCGCCGATGGTGATCCACAACGTCGACAAGCCGATCATCTGCGCCCTCAACGGCGCCGCCGCCGGCTACGGCATGGACCTCGCGCTCGGCTGCGACATCCGCATCGCCTCGGACCAGGCGAAGCTCGCGGCCGTCTTCGCCAAGCGCGGCGTGCTGCCCGAGTCGGGCGGCACCTGGCTGCTGCCGCGGCTGATCGGCTGGGCGAAGGCGGCCGAGATCGCCTACCGCGGCATGATCCTGGACGCGCAGCGCTGCCTGGAGTACGGGCTGGTGAACACGGTCGTGCCGCACGAGACGCTGCTGGAGACGGCCCGCGCCTGGGCCGAGGAGATCGCCAACAACGCGCCGCTGGCCGTGCAGGCGACGAAGCGCATGATGCGGCTCGGCCTGGAAGAGTCGTTCGAGGCGAACGTCAATCACGTCTACCTGCAACTGCTGCCGCTCTTCCGCAGCAACGACTTCCGCGAGGGCTTGCAGGCCTTCACCGAGCGGCGCGAGCCGGTCTTCAGCGGGCGCTAA